The genome window TAAATTTGactcttggaatttttgttatgCTTTCATCACTTACTCGAATTAAACGTCAGGCCAAACTcttctaatgaaaaaaagccaCGTGAATATCAAAATAACTTGATAACCATGCAGAACATATGCAACTTTCTAAACTCGCGGATTGCTGGTAAAGTGGCCCTTTTCGCCCCTTTTCGTAACAATTCGTTAACCACCCTGAACGGTTTtctgttaaaaaatgattaaactAAAGTTTCATGTGCTCCCATCATACGCTGATACGAAGGTCTTTGTTGAACGGTTGATGCCAAATATCCTCACTCTCGATAGATGAATGCCAACAAAGTTTGAGGGATCCTTGGCATTCtatcaaaaattggaaaaaattttttctatccttcCGTCCAACTAGATGATTCGCCGCTCCAAAGAAGCCATCGGTTTTTCTTTTTAGCCTGGCTATGGACGTAAAAACAGATTTGAGTTATccagagtgagaaaaaaaattagcatATTGTAATCGAACCACAATTCTATATGTTGAGAGGAAAGGGTCCTTGGAAAATCCATACTAATCCGTGTATTACGAATTGTTCTTACTGGCGTTACGTATTCACATGAATTATGTAACAGATCGATGATTAATGTTTTGAGACCTTGTTCGGAATAGTTTTTGAAGTGCTAAAGTAATttatttcagaaaaataactACTCATAGCAATCATGTCACAACCGTGTTTGCAAATTACACTCTCATTGATTTAGTCTCGGAACGCTTAAGGATCTACACAAAATTTCTACAACATTTATGCAGCTTTGTGTGGAATGTATTTATTACATATAATTAGAAAACGTGCTAGCGTTACAATGGGATACTGATAACATACATTTCATGCCATCGTGTATGTCGATGTTAGGTAATGAAATCATTCGGCTACGAGAATTAAACGGGTTGGTATCACGTAGTATGGTCATCAAACTTTGCAAGAGCTAATTTCTTTCCGCTCCCTTACTTTTTccggcctctctctctctctctctcaaccAGGATCGGTTGATAAAAAACTATTTAGCAAATTGATATATTAATCATCAACATGAGATTTTAACCCGAACATCAATGCTGTCCCTCGATTTGTTACCAAAATGTTAAGCagtttagaaattttttcaatgtttggaaaaaaaatttggaggtgaaatttataattgaaggaaaataattatttcccTGGATCTACACTCGACTATTCTAACGTttctcgttgattttttttgtgtttctaTCGCGCGTAGAACAGATTAACGTTCAGTTGCCACCTCTACGGGTGCCTCATCTCAGACACCATCACGTCACCCACTGGGGTCCTTACTTCGAGAATGCTGAGGGTCAATGGATCAACGGATCACAACACGTTGGCCTTCATCTCGGAGCCACGGCGATGCTCGACTGTCGAGTCGCGATGCTAGACAAAAGAACGGTAACTAGCACTAATGAGAGCAGTAATAAGTATCTTCAAAAATAGAAttttgtttggaaagaacgaaatatatttcaggTTATGTGGGTGAGAAAAATCGCCGATCGaccgtcgctcttgacgcttGGCAGAGAAGTTCACATCACGGATCCACGATACAGCGTAAATTTTCAGTATCCGAATAACTGGAGACTGGCTATTTCTTCGGTGCAGAAAGAGGATCGAGGACAATACGTGTGTGAAGTTAATACTCATCCACCAACTATGCTCGTCACCAACGTTACCGTGCTCGGTAATATTTACGTTTTATTTCATCCGAGTCTCCTATAACGCTTCTTCCATTATCTACCGACCGAATAAATTTCAACGGCATGAATATACACTTTAAACTGTAAGATTACATACACAACAAAGAGGAAAACATTTACTGTTTCATGGAAGAAGTTGTTTTAGTTTATAAGAGTAACGATATTAATCTTAGATCAAGAGTACACCTTAACATTTAATTACCGACAGCGGATATAATCCTGGCCGATATTTTGTCTTACGGGTAATGTGCGTTGTCGGATATTTTGTCGTAGATATTTTGTTGTCGGGTCAAAATGCgcattaacaaaaaaatatatatgtagaggacaaaaattttgaaggaattctatttttttcctactGCTTTTTAAAAGAAGTCTTAAAGACAGTATGTATATATTGGTGCATTTGAGAGTAAGCAATAGATAAAGCTTGTCAATCTTCTAAGAAGCAGCATATTTCCTTATAGGTACCCTGTTTTACCCTGATATCCCCTATACTCGTGAGCAGTCAGTGGATTATAGAAAAGGAGAATAACTCAGTTAAGGCATGTTAGAGGTTTTTTATCAACCGTTATCGAGGCTCGGTCAAGCCTCAACGTTAAACAATACGCTTATTGGAACTCGcatttcaaaattcttttcaacCCTTGAGGAAAGGTCCAAACGGAATCTTGCAAAATCGCAGCACCCTACTATATGTATATTCACCTGAAATACATAGTTATCTTAATTTCTCAAAGACGCGCACCTCGCTTGGCGTACAGACAAGATTAAAAAGATATAGAAGCTTCCTCCAAATGGGGTTATTATGGTGCTGGGAAAATCAAAATCAGCGACTATTTGCAATAATcattttcgattgaatttaaaTCTAAACTAGTTTGGATAACTAAaattatcgataaaaattcgagGATTTTCAACATGAACTGAATAAATATgggaattttcatgataaaaatattttaattttctgaTAAGAATTTAGCCGTGTACGAGAATAATCTATGGAGGAACTTTGAAAACAGGATGTTTCGATATGCggtataaaaaattatgggAACCAACGagtaaagaatgaaaaaggtTTATTGATGGTTGATGATACGAATGTTAAGCGGAATATTGAGGATGACGTTCATGTTCTGAAATCGAAGCGTAAATCCAGCTTGAGGAGGGTATCGGAAAAAGAGTCAAAATTGGCAGGCAGAACGTTCTGAGCACGAAAACAAAAGAGTGAAGAAAACAAATACATGTTAGGCAAAGCCAATGGCGAGTAAATATTGTGAGGAGTATTTGCGACCCCTTTTGACCACGTGCCAGTTTAGCTGGGCAAAGGGTTGATATGAAAGaagaaagtttggaaaataagCAAGAGAGAAGTTTGACGCAAGAACATACGGGCATTGTAAGGTCAACACGTCGGACTTTCTGTGGCTGTAAGTCGCTGCTTCATCTTGCCTTCAATTCATCTAATCGCGTTTATTCCTGTATTCCAAGCATTCCTGCTAATTTCCGTCTCTCTGGTTTCTTTTTCAGCGGATTCTTcgccgttttttcttctcgttgacTCTATTCATACGGAAAAGTGATAACAAACTTATTTTCCGTAAGAATAATAATGAACCGATGACTTTATTAATCCAGTCAGAAAAATCCGCGCCGTCAGCGCATCAAAAGTGGAAGTTTCCGCGTCAGCGTGATGCTGAACACTTTTTTGTACCGTTAGTTTTGTGCTTCACGAAGTTTGACAAAGTCTTGAAATCGAGCCCAGTACAAAGTTCTATCAGTTTTCTGTTAATGGCAGtcgaattttattaattccTTTCCATTGACGCTGCGTATAAGCGATTATACTTTAGTGCGCCAAGGGCACTTTATTAAGATTCAAGAACTTTTCCTTGCAGCGACTGGTCGCGATATTAATCTCAGATTCTCGAGCTTTAGCTTTTCTATTTCCTACCGCACGCAGAATTTACTCCATCTCCCCATAGAATAAGTTTCAAAGAAGAAGGTTTTTAAACTCACGCTCCTCTCATCTTCCTCCTTACTATTGGCCTCGCCACAAAGCCAGGCACTCTTCCAAGCTCGGCTGATTGCAAAATGCACGAACATGACTACGGCAGTGAGCCGTGCTCGATTAAAATTCCATCCTCGTGAAGATTCAATTACAATGAGAAGCTTGCACAGATTTGTCCACGAGCAGCACGATTATGTGCATTGTACGTGGTCCTTCCTAGTCGTCATGCTTTACAAGCCCTAGCTTTAGGTGGTATAAACTTGTTTCACGCATTACGCTTTTTCCTCATCTGTCTGAGCTTATTTTGTAAGCGGAGCTTGCACTCGCTGTTAAAGTATAACCGCAGAGAAACAGATTTTGTGCGCCCATACACAGCGGAAAGTCTTCTGATTCCTCCGCTCTTTCATGACCGACACCGAGCGCTATTTACGCTCTTTTTTCGTTGTgtaatcgatagaaaaaaggacTTGAGAAGAGAGAACAACAGAGAGTCTGGCTACCGTCAAGTGGTCGACGACAAAACCAGCTCTGTCAAGGGCGCGAGGCGCTGCCAGCATTTTGATTAAACTTTTGCCGCTTACCGCCGCCCTCTCATACCGACATGTAATTAGGAATTCATGCAGCGAGCGCGCTTGAAAAAAAGAACCAGCGATATCGTGGCCAGCGTTCCGGAAGGGAATTTCTCCGACGCACTCACTAAGCTCTTCGAATATAcataatgtatgaaaaaattgctgcTCGGTAGACTCTTACCCAATTAAGTataccgttgaaaattttcaccaTCCGAACCCCTTAATGATCCGAGGAAAAAAGCTCGATGACGCATCGCGTACATAATTAAGCTCTCCGATGAAGATTTTCGAATCGACGTTGGCTTCTGGCATTCTCCATTGGGATTGTTGTTTTCAAGCGAAATTGTTGTTCCGAATTCGTTgatggaattttatttttagtatcaataattttttaaataccaTCATGTGAGTTTGGTTGAATTTAATTTTGTCCAAAAATTCTATTACGTCAAATTTTAGTATCTTTGCTCACAATACCAATACAGTTTCATTAAACAAAAgcaaaataattcaacatCCGTGCTTGTATACCAATGAACAAGAGTTTTCAAATCAAGTTTGAGTCTGCAGTGCGCCTGTGagcttgtaaaaaaaaagtcattcgaCATCCAACGACTGATGCGCATAAAACATCCTCCCCGTGCATAGGAACCATTACAACAAAATGTGGATTACATTACCGTCGACTAATTTCGATCGGTCCTTACACAATGTAGATTCCAGGATACTCCGAATGAGAACATGCCACCCTCGAAACGCTTGTACTGAATCTGTTCGCATTGGAAATGAATTGGTTGTACGAGCGAGAGAACTGACCCGTTGAAATATCTATATGTATATGCTACATTCGAAATCAAAACTGCTGAAGTAATCACGGTGAGATACTAAACATAACTTATAATGATGAAGAGATGAGCCTGACCAGAGACAATACTCATCTGAGTGAGTGTACCTTGGTCACAGCAGAAAAAACATCTTCCGTTGGATAGCAAGAATGGATGTGAGCCAACCAACATATCCATAGGATTTAAGCCAGTTTTAGTGTAATTCAAACTTCGTAACCCCGTTGAACTGAAAACGCATTCTCGGAGTACGTTGAACCATAATGTTTGCAACTGTTATCGTATCATAAGTATCGTAGAAAGTCTTTATTCATATGGATTAGACACTCTAAGCTCAGGAGCAGTGGGATCGTGATCCTACGCATTCTTCgctgaaaagaatcgaaatttaaCGAAGATTTATCTCGGTCCATTACGCGTACGAGGATTTATCGCAGTTATATAACGAGCTGGAGAGGCAAAAAGGTCTCCGGGAACCCACCGGCTCTGTGTCCGGCTTGGCGAAAATCAATTGATGTTAGCTGCCGGTGGTATCGATGGACCGTTGAACGAGTTTCGactgtatacatatatagacatatacatatatgcgaGGATATCTAGAGGTGCTAAAGGAACGACCTGGCCCTCGATACTCTCGCCTATGCTCATGCAGTTATTAATCTTCACTAGGACACGGAAAAAATAGGAAGCAGGACAAAGGGAAAACAAAAGGTAAACAACACCGATTTCCCCGGTCATATTTCATCATCAGCGATCGACAGTTCCTCCCCATATCATGCACCAGCTATTtctcatttcgaaattttctgtCTATTTGCATACGCAAGTTATTGCTGTTTTCGCTGCGCTTGAAACATACGCTCCGAATACATTTTGTTTCAGCACCGGACATCAGAGTCGTCGATGAAGCCAGCCATGAGTTGCGTGATCGTTATTACAAGACAGGAAGCGCTATTGAACTCGCCTGCATCGTTAAGCCAGCTCAACCTGACTCGCAAGTGCCTCatccaacgtggaagaaggcTGGTGATCCGTTGCCCGAGCACGTTAAAGTTTATCACATTAATGGGTAAGCATAAAACAATAACCAGAACAGGAAATTGCCATTAGTGTATGTGGAGCATTTACGATGCTTTGAATAATGGTCCTATTCGTTCCCATGCATTTTATATGAAATACAAAAGTTTCGTCGTTATAGAGCACGTCAGGCATGGAGCTTGACTTTTGAGAAATATTGCTTTATAGAAAGAGTCCATGATTACTGCATTGAGAATCCTGTAAATCGTATGACGAACCTTTAAACGGTTGAAGAATCGTGCAATTTGATCAGAACCTTGAAGAGACCAAGAGCCCTCTCGTTTGTAATATCTTGACAACATTGATCTCAAACGCATCCATGGAAAAGCCAGAACTCGCCAAAGTTTGCCCTCATTGACGGTCACTGATCATAGAGGTAACTAGACCGGGTTGTCTGACCGTCTGTGTCGAGAGAACAGAGACCCTTTCCACACGACTTCGAACCCAAAATGTTCACCTGGCGTGTAAACATTGGGGGAAACGTACGTGAAACTAACCTCATGGCGTGCCAGTTGCGGTCTTCGGTACTGATGTGTTGGTGAAGCAACTGGGGCATCGAGCGTTGCAAAGTGTCGCAAGTCAAACATCGTGAAACCACCGAAACCCCTGCGTTGACTCTCCAGAGAAAACCACTGTGTACTTGTTTCCTCAACAGACTACCTGATATCTAGGTGTCAATTGGACTGGCCTCGTAAACGAGTGGGCTTTCCAGCGTGCTCATCCGCGAATTCCCTTGATTTTTAGTCTGCGACACACTACCGGAATTTCCCTCCGGTACGATCACCGAGTACGGACTAATTCTAGGTGTTGATGAAGCAAAACTTATTACCACCGAGTCTGAgagcttttttcattattatttgttcGCAGTTCGAACGATGAGTTGATCACCGGCTTGCGCATCGATCGTGCCAAAAAGATTGATAGCGGCGAGTACACGTGCTCTCTTGGACAATTCACCAGTACGATCGTATACATTCACGTTCTTAATGGTAAAATAACCCTCATGCTTATATTGACATTGAAGTTGTCATGTCAGGACGGTCATTCGCGACGTTGccttgttctctctctctctccctcctacCCGCGCACTCGCTCATGCCTCCTTAACTAAATAGCTTTTTTTACCATTCGaatatcgatcaaaattgaGTCCTCTTCTATGAATATGATAGTCAATCCTTAATTGTTCCGTCTAATCCAAGTTCACTTCGTTTCTGGTAAAGCATAACTTTGATAGTTTGATAAGCACTTTACCATGTTGGATGCATAAACCTTGCCAGTACTGATGGGATAACTCTGACCGGCTCAGAATTCTCCGACCCTTCGGTAGATCTGGCTCGCATTAGTCAGACCTGCTCTGCACGTAAATGACACTTGTGAGTTTGACTGAAACGTACGACTGGTCACGAGTACAACTGCTGCCTAATCAATATGCTAATTAATTCAAGCTACTGAAATGATTACTCCATTCCAATAAGGAATGCAGAGAGTGATGGAACTGTAACAACATATTAAGCGTATTACAGTTGAGCAGCTTGCAAAGTCACATAGCTAAATCACAAACTGCgacgttttttaaaataatttacagTTCGATTGTttatctgaaaaaatgaacaatgcGAATCAGACTAAAGCAAGGTGATTCACTGAAAATACGCTGTACGAGTAATTTCAGAAGCATGAAATCCGTCCGATTTCGTAGGGAATATACTGGACGAAAGTGAAGGAAAGATGATCCTAAAGATATCTCAGTTTAATATTCTTAATACTTACTTCGCATAATCGATCCTCTTTGAAACTTGCCAGACTGAGACTGCGACAAGCCGCCTCGAGACatttaattttcacgagtttttcAACTCACTTATTAAGACTCTCGTTTTCATCTATCATAAAGATAAAAGGGCGAAAGACAGAGCAAGAGAGCGCAaggcgagggggggggggggggggggggagtgcTTCGAGCCAAAGAAAATCACAAGATTCCACGAAAAAGCAAGCAGGGCAGGGAAGAAGGGAAAGGAAAagtgagtgagaaagagaaattgagtggtagtttttcaacgtggcggaaggtttttttttgtttttcaattgtgCAGTAGTACACAAAGATTGTAAAAGTTGGCAAAGGACGATGGGGTTGCGGAATTCGTTGTGCCAGCCAGTTTCGTGCGTCGGCGCATACTACTTATGAAgtagaaaaagggagaaaaaatcgtAGAAATGGCAGAATGATACTCCTAAAATAAGTGTAAGAAGCTcagttttcaaaattcctcATTCGAAGCATGACAATGACCGTCTGGCATGCACTTTACATTCGAACTATAAAAGAATGAAAGTAAAAaggtggaggaaaaaaaattgcatcgcTTCATTCAACGCCTTTTCACTTTCCCTtcccttcttcttttttctgttcCCTTTaccttttctctttcgttcgTTCCGTTTTGACTGATTGCAGGTGAGAAGCAAGCGGCTGTTCATCACGACCAATGGAACGCCGCGAAAACGAATTACGACGACGAGGCCCGTCGCGGCTTGTTCACTGTATTAACTGTGATTCAGCTCTTTCTGTATGCGACTCACTCGTCGTACTCGACCATCTACTCGTTGTGAAGAATCGAGGAGAGATTGTCAACAGCGGAGGGAAGCGCTCATCGTCGCATTAAAATTCATAGACGTGACGCATCTTCTCGTTATGCAAATGTCGATGTGACTCTTGTCGACGCATCGCGTATCCATCAAGATTTGTACAATTGTTCTGTGAAAATCGGTTAACTTGTTGGAGGAAAACACCTATAGAGAAAAAGTACGAGTGATACGAAAAAAGGCTTCGGCCCCGATTCATCTGGAGACTGGTTTGAATCTCTCCCTTCAAACCAACTGCGATTAAGAATTCATTCATGATCAACGTGcataataaaacattatttattattcacgTACATTGTACTGTCACTTTGAATTCGTTTTATTACACGCCGAGTGATGATGAACCATAAGTGTAATAGAGATTAACATAACGTTTATAAAAATCGCTATATATAAATCAACGCATCGAAACATTCCTACGTAATAGCGTGTCTGTATAGTGATCTGTAAATACTAATTAACACTAACTATTAACGCtgttattattgattattgtcgtCCGCATTAATCGAGAAGTCTCCTCATGGGATTCTTTTGTTGCACAACATTTCGCCAACagagaagaaacaaaacaaatatcgatttctttttttctgttcaatattttatttcacgtcGCAATATAAATATGTCTTCGGAAGAACCGTTTAAACGAATAACGATATTACTTACAATAAATATTGGTTAACCGCGAATATGCTTGGCTGCTCTTGTCATTTCAATCCTTCTATcgacaaaaaatcaattttttttttcattaccgaCAGCAGATTCGTTTTCATTTACATGGAAGagtcatttttcatcaaagtcaGGACGGCTACTCGCTAGAAATTGGCAACAATGCggataaatatattttattaattcaatCATATGTTGAGAATCCAATTAGTACTCGTTTGTCGAGAGTAATCTGATGTGAAATTAATATGGATTGAACTGAAGAAATCAATTAATATCAATTGAGATTTACCAACGAATGTAAATGTCAAATTCGAATACCGCATTTCTATGGGGCCTTGGCAATCGGTTCTtagcaaagaaaaattatctcTTGATCAATGTTTGGATGAACAGATGGTCCGATTCAAAGAAAAGTCGTCTACTGATTCagcttcttttttttgtttgttgacTGCTTTTTAGGCACATTTGAAAATTACTCAAAAGTTTCTATTGTACGATATATGGATGGCAATACAGAAAACATTTTCCGTAATCTTCTGTAGAAAACAAAGGGGATATTTCTGTTGACCGATATATTGAGTTCCGTTTTCATCGACGGCCAGCAATACAGGAATACTTCGATCATTCCGGAAACAATGaaagttatgaaaaaatataccgaCCGAGTTACATTCCGTCGATAGATTAGCAATAAGCTTATCGTACAACAAGCCTACCaacgaaatttgaagaaacCCTTGATGATGGAATTTAATCTTGGCGGATTAATCTTGGCGGAAATGATCTCATCCAACTTACTTACCACATGTCAGTccatgatttttgtttttttttctcaacgattCTCATTCCATCTTCCTCTTCATTGAATATTATGTCTTAACCCACGTACCGAGCAATGACgaggcataaaaaaaaattcaaggttCAAGCCGACCATCAGATCATTCTTCCAGTACTTGCTCGATTGAATAAGTCTTATATATTCCAAGGATCAAGATCATGAATCGTATAAGCCTTTCAATATGTGCAACAATTATACGAGCAATATTTGGATAGAGCCAGCACCTTGTAATATCGAGTTACGTCAGACATTAGTTATTAAAACACGGTTGgtgactttgaaaaatacaattgaatgaatttgaaacaattcAGAATATTCGAATAAGCTGCCTCGATATCTGTGAGATGAGCTTTGACAGGTAATCTTCCTCGGAATTTTCAGCTTTCGTTATTCATATTGTAACGTTTAGATATTCGGGAGATAGTCAATTTCCCCAATATCGGAACTTAGTTagaattttcttctctcaCGTAGGAGAGGTGTCTGTGCAAATTCTTGCACTGACCGGCGGATTTTGCTAGGAGTGGGTAAAGAGCATCGAGTCCTCGGAAACGTACTATCGTGACGACGCCAGGCGAAGTGCAATGCCTTGGTAGTGCGTCACCGTACTTGTATTATACGGATAGACGTTTTTTCAACATCTGATCGGGCAGAGTGCAATGCCTTGATGATTGACGTGCTTAAACTTCCTATAACGAAGGGTAATGCTCCATTATCTCTTTTGTATTCGTCCAATTTTGGTAGAAATAAGGAGGAGGATGAAGGAAAGGTTAGGAGCCTTAAGACACGAGAACGCTCCGTCCGTAGCCCTGACAGACTTCTATGAAACCAGAAATTGTGACAGGGGATAAGGCTGTCCCGTtacaataaatatataatttttttcttattttcatcaagGAACATAAATTGTTTCCAAACGACAAGGTTTGTTGGTTATTTCCGTTCTGAATGTCGGACTAACATTTATTACTTTCGTTCATaaatcaagagtttcttcAACATCTTGTTCTTACGGAATTCCCAACTCACCCAGAATTGATTTCCAGATTGCAGTAAGGATTTTGCGGATAATAATAAGATATGATTGAACACATCGGGGAGTCTGAATTCACAGGCATTTATTGAAACACTCTTGAGGGAATACATTTTAAGCTAGTCTATAAGCATTACgtaaagtattaaaaaaagagaaacgaacaAAACGTTCATTGAATCACAAAAATGGATATCAGCCGTTCTTGCgatcattaattaataaaatcgacgatCGTATTCGAAGGCACCGCGATCCTCGACCCTTACGTATGAGCACGTTGCCACGAAAACGAGTGTGGTTAGTTTCAGTGCTGATGGgggaaatacaaaaaattgaaacagcGACAATGGAGGTGTTAAGCAAGTTTGGCTGGTGCCAAAGTCGAGGGAGAAAGGTaattggatgaaaaaatatctagaTAACTATAAAAAGTTGAGTTATCGGGATTGTTTTGTAATCGTGGCAATATGAAGCTTCCTGAGAACATCGACGCGcgaaatattcattcacaTACTGAAGAATAAAGAgaacaaaaggaaaaaaaacacaaaaaaaacaaagtcacATATATATGTCGCACAGAGTTCAATCGTAAAGGGGACCGAGTGCCTTCTCTCAAAACTCACTACACACACGTAATATTACTATGATCAATACTCCCGAGGCTCGGACTTCGAGACCCTATCATACAGTTTTAaatcactaatttttttcatcgcattGCTACAAAAACGTACAATATTCCTTATCAGCGTGATAAATagtatttttgttgttttttttctcggggctccgaaaaaaatagtgagaaAATATTCTCCAAAGGCCACTTGACTGTCACTATATGCGCTTCTCCTTATTCGCTCCCTATTATGCCATTCGTTAATCGGTAATCGCTTGACTTATTGCCACGTATCGGGACGCATCCGACTGGCCCATGAGTCCTTCTCGCACGATAAAAAATCCCTCTTTTATTGCGGTGAAATTCTTTCtttatctctctcacactcttttgctctcgctctcgctcgcacgcaattggaaaaaaaacctaaCCTATTCTACTCTTCATTTTTAATCGTATTTCGTCTACTTCTGTAATcacaacatgaaaaaaaaactattataaatgaaggaaaaatacaTGTGAAACCTGGATCCAGACATCCCACTGTGGATACTGGAAAAATTAATCGCCAAACGTGGTCCCGAGCTCAGGTCGTTTTCCTGCAATAGTTCGTTTATGGCAAACTCGCCGATatcaaataaaatatcgattacAAATTTCTAACTCCGTGAGTGTGTCCACTTAAAACACTCGCGCATTTTCGTGTACAAATTTGCGTACTTTCATATCGTATGAAAATTCAGTGGTccattaatgaaaatttcaattcaagGTAATAAAATGGAGCTAATCAGAATTTAAAAGGCGGTTCAACTGTGTTTATTCTATTATTGCAATGCAATGAGAACACGTCTATACGATTTTCTCGCACTTGCATTCCTCAGCTCatggaaaaacaaaacttAATAAGTACGAGTACACTATTTttaacattgttttttttttgtatcacACTGGTTCGCTTACATCTCGAAGGTATAATGTCGTATATCATGTAGCTACGAAAATCCgcagattgaaaaatatatcttGCCCTTGGAATCGCTCATACAAGCTGCCACATTTGAGACCAAAGTTCCAGTGGTTAAGCGGGGCATTTCTCCGAATTTTTGTTCCAATAACGGCTCTTTTCtaaggagataaaaaaacgatttgatCCATTGCGCACGAATAGAACATATCGCGAAACTACCCATTGCATACcaatgaattctaatgctgcAAATATTTCGAGTTACATGGTATACTGTTGATTGGTGTGTAATTACTAATCGATAACACACTCTGATATGGGAATGCGTAAGTTTCGCCGGATGTCTAAAATTCTCGAAGCAAAAAAACCTTTAATTAATATGACTTAAGTAGAACCACAAAATCTGGTCATTATTATGGCATTCTTGTCCCTCAACTGAATTTCCTTATATGCAAGAAAGAACAACAacattccttttttctctttctccctctccctctccctctctctctctct of Venturia canescens isolate UGA chromosome 6, ASM1945775v1, whole genome shotgun sequence contains these proteins:
- the LOC122412188 gene encoding zwei Ig domain protein zig-8-like isoform X2 encodes the protein MNLDQEHPLYEHFHVLEQFSSTTRRKRQRPKQINVQLPPLRVPHLRHHHVTHWGPYFENAEGQWINGSQHVGLHLGATAMLDCRVAMLDKRTVMWVRKIADRPSLLTLGREVHITDPRYSVNFQYPNNWRLAISSVQKEDRGQYVCEVNTHPPTMLVTNVTVLAPDIRVVDEASHELRDRYYKTGSAIELACIVKPAQPDSQVPHPTWKKAGDPLPEHVKVYHINGSNDELITGLRIDRAKKIDSGEYTCSLGQFTSTIVYIHVLNGEKQAAVHHDQWNAAKTNYDDEARRGLFTVLTVIQLFLYATHSSYSTIYSL
- the LOC122412188 gene encoding zwei Ig domain protein zig-8-like isoform X1, which codes for MSSGAAWGSRLFLMLVTTTFVIANYQRSRDNSSFRNYEQIGGDHRTIVSSSRIQEQINVQLPPLRVPHLRHHHVTHWGPYFENAEGQWINGSQHVGLHLGATAMLDCRVAMLDKRTVMWVRKIADRPSLLTLGREVHITDPRYSVNFQYPNNWRLAISSVQKEDRGQYVCEVNTHPPTMLVTNVTVLAPDIRVVDEASHELRDRYYKTGSAIELACIVKPAQPDSQVPHPTWKKAGDPLPEHVKVYHINGSNDELITGLRIDRAKKIDSGEYTCSLGQFTSTIVYIHVLNGEKQAAVHHDQWNAAKTNYDDEARRGLFTVLTVIQLFLYATHSSYSTIYSL
- the LOC122412188 gene encoding zwei Ig domain protein zig-8-like isoform X5; translated protein: MINVQLPPLRVPHLRHHHVTHWGPYFENAEGQWINGSQHVGLHLGATAMLDCRVAMLDKRTVMWVRKIADRPSLLTLGREVHITDPRYSVNFQYPNNWRLAISSVQKEDRGQYVCEVNTHPPTMLVTNVTVLAPDIRVVDEASHELRDRYYKTGSAIELACIVKPAQPDSQVPHPTWKKAGDPLPEHVKVYHINGSNDELITGLRIDRAKKIDSGEYTCSLGQFTSTIVYIHVLNGEKQAAVHHDQWNAAKTNYDDEARRGLFTVLTVIQLFLYATHSSYSTIYSL
- the LOC122412188 gene encoding zwei Ig domain protein zig-8-like isoform X3, with the protein product MHAYPANSNSPEQTPASPENVIINVQLPPLRVPHLRHHHVTHWGPYFENAEGQWINGSQHVGLHLGATAMLDCRVAMLDKRTVMWVRKIADRPSLLTLGREVHITDPRYSVNFQYPNNWRLAISSVQKEDRGQYVCEVNTHPPTMLVTNVTVLAPDIRVVDEASHELRDRYYKTGSAIELACIVKPAQPDSQVPHPTWKKAGDPLPEHVKVYHINGSNDELITGLRIDRAKKIDSGEYTCSLGQFTSTIVYIHVLNGEKQAAVHHDQWNAAKTNYDDEARRGLFTVLTVIQLFLYATHSSYSTIYSL
- the LOC122412188 gene encoding zwei Ig domain protein zig-8-like isoform X4 codes for the protein MHAYPANSNSPEQTPASPENINVQLPPLRVPHLRHHHVTHWGPYFENAEGQWINGSQHVGLHLGATAMLDCRVAMLDKRTVMWVRKIADRPSLLTLGREVHITDPRYSVNFQYPNNWRLAISSVQKEDRGQYVCEVNTHPPTMLVTNVTVLAPDIRVVDEASHELRDRYYKTGSAIELACIVKPAQPDSQVPHPTWKKAGDPLPEHVKVYHINGSNDELITGLRIDRAKKIDSGEYTCSLGQFTSTIVYIHVLNGEKQAAVHHDQWNAAKTNYDDEARRGLFTVLTVIQLFLYATHSSYSTIYSL